The Raphanus sativus cultivar WK10039 chromosome 2, ASM80110v3, whole genome shotgun sequence genome includes a region encoding these proteins:
- the LOC108842762 gene encoding acyl-CoA-binding domain-containing protein 2 codes for MGDWGQLAQSVILGLIFSYLLAKLISIVVTFKEDNLSLTRHHDPEPESNKPEVDSRRSIVESSTGEADSLVAEQGSSRGDSVAGGDSEEEEEDDDDDWEGVESTELDEAFSAATLFVTTAAADRLSQKVPSEVQQQLYGLYKIATEGPCTAPQPSALKITARAKWQAWQKLGAMPPEEAMEKYIEIVTQLYPTWLDGGVKAGSRSKDEAVSNSGGTMGPVFSSLVYEEESQNELKIDAIHEFAREGEVENLLKSIESGIPVNAKDSEGRTPLHWAIDRGHLQIAKLLVDKNADVNAKDNEGQTPLHYAVVCERETIAEFLVKQKANTASKDDEGNSPLDLCESDWPWLRDSAKQTG; via the exons atggGTGATTGGGGTCAGCTAGCTCAGTCTGTGATCTTAGGTTTGATCTTCTCTTACCTattagccaaactcatctcgaTCGTCGTCACGTTTAAAGAAGACAACCTCTCCCTCACTCGCCACCACGATCCCGAACCGGAATCGAATAAACCGGAGGTTGACTCGCGCCGCAGCATCGTCGAATCGTCTACAGGCGAGGCCGACTCGCTCGTGGCGGAGCAGGGTAGCTCCAGAGGGGATAGCGTCGCTGGTGGTGACagcgaggaggaagaagaagacgatgatgatgattgggAAGGCGTCGAGAGCACGGAACTCGACGAGGCTTTCAGCGCGGCTACTCTGTTCGTGACTACCGCCGCCGCGGATCGGCTGTCGCAGAAGGTGCCTAGCGAGGTTCAGCAGCAGCTTTATGGATTGTATAAGATCGCTACGGAAGGGCCTTGTACTGCTCCTCAGCCTTCAGCTCTCAAAATCACTGCTCGTGCCAagtg GCAAGCATGGCAGAAACTGGGTGCTATGCCACCTGAGGAAGCGATGGAGAAGTATATTGAGATTGTCACTCAGCTCTACCCAACTTGGTTAGACGGTGGCGTG AAAGCGGGGAGTCGAAGTAAGGATGAGGCGGTCTCTAACTCAGGAGGAACCATGGGGCCAGTTTTTAGCTCATTGGTTTATGAAGAAGAATCCCAAAATGAGTT GAAAATTGATGCCATCCACGAATTTGCTAGAGAAGGAGAAGTCGAGAATTTGCTTAAAAGCATTGAAAGCGGCATTCCTGTTAATGCAAAAG ACAGTGAAGGTCGCACACCATTGCACTGGGCTATAGACCGTGGTCACCTCCAAATTGCTAAGCTTCTGGTCGATAAGAACGCTGATGTGAATGCTAAG GACAACGAAGGCCAAACCCCTTTGCATTACGCTGTTGTCTGCGAGAGAGAAACCATCGCCGAGTTTCTGGTGAAGCAGAAAGCTAACACAGCCTCTAAAGATGATGAAGGTAACTCACCACTCGATCTCTGTGAATCAGACTGGCCCTGGCTCCGAGACTCTGCAAAGCAGACAGgctaa